In the Carassius auratus strain Wakin chromosome 50, ASM336829v1, whole genome shotgun sequence genome, one interval contains:
- the LOC113066598 gene encoding general transcription factor IIH subunit 1-like translates to MASLSEEVLLVVKRVRQRKQDGTLYLMAERIAWGPEGKDRFTVSHLYADIRCQKISPDGKAKIQLQLVLHTGESTTFHFTNESTALKDRETTKDLLQQLLPKFKKKANKELEEKNRMLQEDPVLFQLYKDLVVSQVISAEEFWTNRLSLSSPDHSLSINNNTNNKQEVGISAAFLADIRPQTDGCNGLRYNLTTDIIESIFRTYPTVKQKYAENVPHNMTEKEFWTRFFQSHYFHRDRISTGLQDIFSECAKQDEKGLKSMVTQGVKNPMVDLLSLEDKTLDEGYGTATVPTPSNSSNKSLRENSNCAIIKRFNHHSAMVLAAGLRKPEAPSDQVSETSSTDGNSRDSDLFQPPIKKVKLQEAIEYDDLQGDSGRKTISLNLKKSDRYSHGPVPLQSQQYTTSQDMINSISIIQQEMRSYKPRLTQVMSSSAASSAIISLSPGGVLMQGGGQQTINQLVPTDVQSELKHLYMAAGELLRHFWSCFPVSTPFLEEKVIKMKSNLEKFQVTKLRPFQEKIQRQYLSSNLTGHLEEMLQAAYSKFQAWQTRRMMRKT, encoded by the exons ATGGCGTCTCTGTCTGAGGAGGTGTTGTTGGTGGTGAAGAGGGTCCGTCAGAGGAAACAGGACGGGACTCTGTACCTGATGGCGGAGAGGATCGCCTGGGGTCCCGAAGGGAAGGACCGCTTCACCGTCAGCCACCTGTACGCCGACATCCGCT GTCAGAAGATCAGTCCTGATGGGAAGGCGAAGATCCAGCTTCAGCTTGTTCTCCACACGGGAGAAAGCACCACCTTTCATTTCACCAATGAGAGCACAGCACTGAAGGACAGAGAGACCACCAAAGACCTCCTCCAGCAGCTGCTGCCCAAGTTCAAGAAGAAAGCCAATAAAGAGCTAGAGGAGAAGAACAG GATGTTGCAGGAAGACCCCGTTCTGTTCCAGCTCTATAAGGACTTAGTAGTGAGTCAGGTGATCAGTGCCGAGGAGTTCTGGACCAATCGGCTGAGCCTGAGCTCACCGGACCACTCCCTCTCCAtcaacaacaacaccaacaacaaacaggaagtgggcATCTCTGCTGCCTTCCTG GCCGACATCAGACCGCAGACGGACGGCTGCAACGGCCTGCGCTATAATCTGACCACAGACATCATCGAGTCCATCTTCAGAACCTACCCCACAG TCAAGCAGAAATATGCGGAGAATGTTCCTCACAACATGACGGAGAAGGAGTTCTGGACGCGGTTCTTCCAGTCGCATTACTTCCACAGAGACCGGATCAGCACGGGTCTGCAGGACATCTTCTCCGAGTGTGCCAAACAGGACGAGAAGG GCCTGAAATCGATGGTGACGCAGGGAGTGAAGAACCCCATGGTGGACCTGCTTTCTCTGGAGGATAAAACACTAGATGAG GGTTACGGCACAGCTACAGTTCCCACTCCATCAAACTCCTCAAACAAGTCTCTGAGAGAGAACAGCAACTGTGCCATAATCAAACGCTTCAACCATCACAGTGCCATGGTGCTGGCGGCCGGCCTGCGCAAACC ggAAGCTCCCAGTGATCAGGTCAGTGAGACCAGCAGCACTGATGGGAACTCCAGAGATTCAGATCTCTTCCAGCCGCCAATCAAAAAG GTAAAGTTACAGGAAGCTATAGAGTATGACGACCTGCAGGGTGACTCCGGGCGTAAGACCATCTCTCTGAACCTGAAGAAATCAGACAG ATATTCCCACGGCCCGGTTCCTCTTCAGTCGCAGCAGTACACCACCAGTCAGGACATGATCAACTCCATCAGCATCATCCAGCAGGAGATGAGGAGCTATAAACCCCGTCTGACGCAG GTGATGTCCAGCAGTGCGGCGAGCTCCGCCATCATATCGCTGTCACCTGGAGGAGTCCTGATGCAGGGCGGAGGCCAGCAGACCATTAACC AATTAGTGCCCACTGATGTTCAGAGCGAGCTGAAGCACTTATACATGGCCGCTGGAGAGCTGCTCCGACACTTCTGGTCATGTTTCCCCGTCAGCACTCCTTTCCTGGAGGAAAAG GTGATAAAGATGAAATCTAACCTGGAGAAATTCCAGGTGACGAAGCTCCGCCCCTTTCAAGAGAAGATACAACGGCAGTATTTGAGCTCTAAT
- the LOC113066611 gene encoding calcium and integrin-binding protein 1 isoform X2 produces MGGASSKLAKDLLSEYQELTFLTKQEILLAHKIFSELQGGGSGPYSSRVSKDKILTLPELKANPFRERLCQVFSTSDPKDGSLSFEDFLDLLSAFSDSATLEIKSHYAFRIFDFDDDGTLDAGDLEELVNCLTGETDDTRLTAEEMRQLISNILEESDIDKDGTVNLSEFQHVISRSPDFVSSFKIVL; encoded by the exons ATGGGGGGAGCATCGAGCAAATTAGCCAAAGATCTTCTGTCAGAGTATCAG GAGCTCACATTCCTCACAAAGCAAGAGATCCTACT GGCACACAAGATATTCTCTGAGCTCCAGGGCGGAGGAAGTGGACCGTACAGCTCCAGAGTGTCCAAGGACAAGATCCTCACACTTCCTGAACTGAAG GCTAACCCCTTCAGGGAAAGGCTGTGCCAGGTCTTCTCGACCTCTGACCCGAAGGACGGCAGCTTGAGCTTTGAGGATTTCCTGGACCTCCTGAGTGCCTTCAGTGATTCTGCCACGCTGGAAATCAAGTCCCACTACGCTTTCCGAATCTTCG ATTTCGACGACGACGGGACGCTTGATGCTGGAGACCTGGAGGAGCTGGTGAACTGTCTGACCGGGGAGACGGACGACACCCGTCTGACCGCCGAGGAGATGAGACAGCTCATTAGTAAC ATCCTGGAGGAGTCCGACATCGATAAGGACGGGACGGTCAATCTCTCCGAGTTTCAGCACGTCATCTCCAGATCTCCTGATTTTGTCAG TTCATTCAAGATCGTGTTGTGA
- the LOC113066611 gene encoding calcium and integrin-binding protein 1 isoform X1, producing MGGASSKLAKDLLSEYQELTFLTKQEILLAHKIFSELQGGGSGPYSSRVSKDKILTLPELKANPFRERLCQVFSTSDPKDGSLSFEDFLDLLSAFSDSATLEIKSHYAFRIFDFDDDGTLDAGDLEELVNCLTGETDDTRLTAEEMRQLISNILEESDIDKDGTVNLSEFQHVISRSPDFVRSESSSQHSKASDFS from the exons ATGGGGGGAGCATCGAGCAAATTAGCCAAAGATCTTCTGTCAGAGTATCAG GAGCTCACATTCCTCACAAAGCAAGAGATCCTACT GGCACACAAGATATTCTCTGAGCTCCAGGGCGGAGGAAGTGGACCGTACAGCTCCAGAGTGTCCAAGGACAAGATCCTCACACTTCCTGAACTGAAG GCTAACCCCTTCAGGGAAAGGCTGTGCCAGGTCTTCTCGACCTCTGACCCGAAGGACGGCAGCTTGAGCTTTGAGGATTTCCTGGACCTCCTGAGTGCCTTCAGTGATTCTGCCACGCTGGAAATCAAGTCCCACTACGCTTTCCGAATCTTCG ATTTCGACGACGACGGGACGCTTGATGCTGGAGACCTGGAGGAGCTGGTGAACTGTCTGACCGGGGAGACGGACGACACCCGTCTGACCGCCGAGGAGATGAGACAGCTCATTAGTAAC ATCCTGGAGGAGTCCGACATCGATAAGGACGGGACGGTCAATCTCTCCGAGTTTCAGCACGTCATCTCCAGATCTCCTGATTTTGTCAG AAGTGAGTCTTCTTCCCAACACTCGAAGGCATCTGATTTCTCCTGA